In a single window of the Acetivibrio clariflavus DSM 19732 genome:
- a CDS encoding sugar transferase: MVYLKIKRLMDITLSLIAVIVLAPLFIIITVAIKIDSQGPVFFKQKRVGIHKKHFNILKFRTMRIDTPKETPTHLLENPEQWITRVGKFLRKTSLDELPQLFNILKGEMSIIGPRPALWNQYDLIEERDKYGANDVPVGLTGWAQVNGRDELSIEEKAKLDGEYAKKISFIMDLKCFFRTIVSVIRSEGVIEGGTGRNIKKDATIINKETMAK, translated from the coding sequence ATGGTTTATTTAAAAATTAAAAGATTAATGGATATTACATTGTCATTAATTGCTGTTATTGTATTAGCTCCTCTTTTTATAATAATAACTGTAGCTATAAAGATTGATTCCCAAGGTCCTGTTTTTTTTAAACAAAAAAGAGTAGGTATCCATAAAAAACATTTTAATATTTTGAAGTTTAGGACAATGCGTATTGATACACCGAAGGAAACACCAACCCACTTGCTTGAAAATCCAGAACAATGGATAACAAGAGTTGGGAAATTCTTGAGAAAGACTTCATTAGATGAGTTACCTCAGCTTTTCAACATCCTTAAAGGAGAAATGAGTATCATTGGACCAAGACCTGCGCTTTGGAATCAGTATGATCTCATTGAAGAAAGAGATAAATATGGGGCTAATGATGTACCTGTGGGCCTAACCGGTTGGGCACAGGTAAACGGTAGAGATGAGCTATCAATAGAAGAAAAGGCTAAGCTAGATGGAGAGTACGCTAAGAAGATAAGTTTTATAATGGATTTAAAATGTTTCTTTAGGACAATAGTTTCTGTAATACGTTCAGAAGGTGTTATTGAAGGCGGAACCGGAAGAAATATAAAAAAGGATGCTACCATTATCAACAAGGAGACAATGGCAAAATGA
- the rfbB gene encoding dTDP-glucose 4,6-dehydratase: MKVLITGGAGFIGSNFIFYMLDKHPDYEIVCLDALTYSGNLTTLFNVMKNPNFRFVKGDITDRELVDRLFREKKFDFVVNFAAESHVDRSIEDPGIFLKTNIIGTQVLMDASIKYGVKRFHQISTDEVYGDLPLDRKDLFFTEETPIHASSPYSASKASADLLVMAYYRTYKLPITISRCSNNYGPYHFPEKLIPLVITRALNDETVPVYGTGQNIRDWLYVTDHCTAVDLILHKGKEGEVYNIGGHNEKSNLEVVKTILKELGKPESLITFVKDRAGHDLRYAIDPSKITRELGWEPKIGFDEGIKKTIKWYLENRSWWENIISGDYKDYYRKMYESRENSL, from the coding sequence ATGAAAGTATTAATTACTGGCGGTGCAGGTTTTATAGGAAGTAATTTCATATTCTATATGTTGGACAAACATCCTGACTATGAAATAGTTTGTTTAGATGCCTTGACTTATTCGGGTAATTTAACTACACTTTTCAATGTTATGAAAAATCCTAATTTTAGATTTGTTAAGGGGGATATTACTGATAGGGAACTTGTTGATAGGCTATTTAGAGAGAAGAAATTTGACTTTGTTGTGAACTTTGCAGCAGAATCTCATGTGGATCGATCGATAGAAGACCCTGGTATATTTTTAAAAACAAATATAATTGGAACACAAGTGTTAATGGATGCTTCAATAAAATATGGGGTAAAAAGGTTTCACCAAATATCAACAGACGAAGTCTATGGTGATTTACCTTTAGATAGGAAAGATTTGTTTTTTACTGAGGAGACTCCTATTCATGCTTCATCCCCATACTCGGCGTCTAAAGCATCAGCTGATTTGTTGGTAATGGCTTATTACAGGACTTATAAGTTGCCAATTACTATTTCCAGATGTTCAAATAATTATGGTCCATATCATTTTCCTGAGAAATTGATACCTCTTGTAATAACTAGAGCTTTAAACGATGAAACTGTTCCGGTATACGGGACAGGCCAAAATATTAGAGATTGGCTTTATGTGACCGATCATTGCACAGCTGTGGATTTAATTCTTCATAAGGGTAAAGAAGGTGAAGTGTATAATATTGGTGGGCATAATGAAAAATCAAATCTTGAAGTAGTTAAAACAATTCTTAAGGAATTAGGTAAACCTGAGAGTCTTATAACTTTTGTAAAAGACAGAGCCGGACATGATTTAAGATATGCTATAGATCCATCAAAGATTACGAGAGAATTGGGTTGGGAACCTAAAATTGGATTTGATGAAGGTATAAAGAAGACAATTAAGTGGTATTTGGAAAATCGATCATGGTGGGAAAATATCATTTCCGGAGATTATAAAGATTACTACAGGAAAATGTATGAAAGCAGGGAGAATAGTTTATAA
- a CDS encoding capsular biosynthesis protein CpsH, translating into MDYFDERSVTKPLEKALLKVNPRIFHRKTIRYYDNIIKKIANNNYDFILVIKCEMMPKETIDKLKELFPSAILCLYLYDSLRNIKGISSKLSKFDRVLSFDLEDTEKNKNIIFRPLFFIDDYKKDISNKDNKLYDISFIGTIHSDRYRIIREIKSQADKKGYKCFFYCYLQSQFMYYFYKLTKKEFRGVKKKEFKFDKIGSTDIAKIIDNTKVVLDIQHPKQTGLTMRTIEMIGMNKKLITTNESIKKYDFYNPDNIAVINRKHIEIPQDFYEKPFKKLNDKVYYKYSLEKWIIDVLGLED; encoded by the coding sequence GTGGATTATTTTGATGAAAGGTCTGTAACTAAACCTTTGGAAAAAGCGTTGTTAAAAGTTAATCCACGTATATTTCATAGGAAAACTATTAGATACTACGACAATATAATTAAAAAAATAGCTAACAATAATTATGATTTTATACTTGTAATAAAATGTGAAATGATGCCGAAAGAAACAATTGATAAGTTAAAGGAATTATTTCCGTCTGCAATTTTATGTTTGTACCTATATGATTCGTTGAGAAATATTAAGGGTATTTCATCTAAGCTAAGTAAGTTTGATAGAGTACTATCTTTTGATTTAGAAGATACAGAAAAAAATAAAAATATAATTTTTAGACCGCTATTTTTTATAGATGATTATAAAAAAGATATTTCAAATAAGGATAACAAACTGTATGATATATCGTTTATTGGAACTATTCATTCAGACAGGTATAGAATAATTAGAGAAATAAAATCTCAAGCAGACAAAAAGGGTTATAAATGTTTTTTTTATTGTTATCTCCAAAGTCAGTTTATGTATTATTTTTATAAATTAACAAAGAAGGAATTCCGGGGAGTGAAAAAAAAGGAATTTAAATTTGATAAAATAGGAAGTACTGACATAGCAAAAATTATTGACAATACAAAAGTTGTACTTGATATTCAACATCCTAAACAAACAGGTTTAACAATGAGAACAATTGAAATGATAGGTATGAATAAAAAGCTTATTACAACAAATGAAAGTATAAAAAAATATGATTTTTACAACCCGGATAATATTGCTGTTATAAATAGAAAACATATAGAAATACCACAGGATTTTTATGAAAAACCTTTTAAAAAACTTAATGACAAAGTTTACTATAAATATTCTTTGGAAAAGTGGATTATAGATGTTTTAGGGCTGGAGGACTAA
- a CDS encoding O-antigen ligase family protein, translated as MSKTSKPMKSVTSKSNMGDKKYLDIFKKLLFIGLLFVIFYTPYLRGLYFESEQVVTEIIVFSIFILFWIYKWLKRDRSFIKTPVEYAAIGLVLAYFLTIFTAVNPRLAVTEFLKYAMYFMVFLMISDFIKNEREREYLLWTIVASAFGVCVIGIDSAAGSKIVDLLNSIFGVLNINISFFGLFVDGRIHSTMQYPNAFAAYLLAVFFISVSLMMTSKKWVKSIASAISFILFTTFIFTISRGAYILLVLAIPFFLLLLPKGSKARGLYCVLTIGIISGAFSIILARFITQSSANKGIIWPLVIIGVVVSFFVRFTDDFAISCINRINLKVTIICSAVLVVIAAVASVNVLSASVPLQLEHSINEKEGFRGKTSIIKLEGNKKYKLVFKVDAKSENKNPFVYRVVLQTRNKAGITSGNEPILVNKQYDATNGLEEKEIVFTVPEDKEMINLSFQTYYGGTKVLIDDAKIYDYESGKEVKKLVLKYKYSFVESVVSRFSNITSDISYNSRIIFIKDGFKIFKDWWLIGAGGGAWRLLNFKYQSFLYWSTETHNYPLQVLVETGLIGIIILMLLFASIAFTFAKLCRKGEFEKDNGYISNVAVFTAIIFLIAHSVMDFDFSLSSIFLLAWQLVAVLNSGVRHYDLSVEYGLNKNNKQKIIKNNKLLNTNIKTLFYREINCYPLIMILVSIAILFWPIKFLRGQAYANDAFENFKENNLDKALLLMEKAVNTDNLNAKYVTGYMPIASKPDVRIGYLDLLISKAETVSKSSESNGNGEDKLALNSYISKAKELIKRVERQANYDADLALNLGIFYLKTTDKDKGIEYINKSVGLKPLVPTQWQYKANALYSLAMNFYQKGDIKNGLAYIDKILAIIDEAKKVNEQNLSPFMFTIETQKYLEKAYCIKNGIMDTDDIVFQSVFGMDIDNNNFADQLGVSDIAIVGNYLSEGIFRVSNQDQNLDPYIYTRTLDFEPNNVYKIEVKLANRENVESVPFLIPGVTNKIGQLVLNGDIYSAEVSVVATSEINRLYIYVKDNYDIESIRVIKK; from the coding sequence ATGAGTAAAACATCAAAACCTATGAAATCAGTAACTTCTAAAAGCAATATGGGAGATAAAAAATATCTGGATATATTTAAAAAACTATTGTTTATAGGATTATTATTTGTAATATTTTATACACCATATTTAAGAGGGCTTTATTTTGAATCAGAACAGGTTGTTACGGAAATAATAGTTTTTTCAATATTTATACTGTTTTGGATTTATAAATGGCTGAAAAGAGACAGATCATTTATAAAGACTCCGGTAGAATATGCAGCAATAGGATTGGTTCTTGCATATTTCCTTACAATTTTTACAGCAGTAAATCCAAGATTGGCTGTAACAGAATTTTTGAAATATGCAATGTACTTTATGGTTTTCTTGATGATATCAGATTTCATTAAAAATGAAAGAGAAAGAGAATATTTATTGTGGACAATTGTGGCTTCAGCTTTTGGTGTTTGTGTTATTGGAATTGACAGTGCCGCCGGAAGTAAAATTGTAGATTTGCTTAATTCAATATTTGGTGTATTGAATATTAATATTAGTTTTTTTGGTTTATTTGTTGATGGAAGAATACATTCTACAATGCAATATCCAAATGCCTTTGCAGCTTATTTGTTAGCAGTATTTTTTATATCTGTAAGTCTTATGATGACGTCAAAAAAATGGGTTAAATCTATCGCAAGTGCAATAAGTTTTATATTGTTTACAACTTTTATATTTACAATAAGCAGAGGAGCATATATTCTTCTGGTATTAGCGATACCATTTTTCTTGTTACTTCTTCCAAAAGGAAGTAAAGCAAGAGGATTGTACTGCGTGCTGACAATTGGAATAATTTCAGGTGCTTTTTCTATTATTTTAGCAAGATTTATCACTCAATCATCAGCTAATAAGGGTATAATTTGGCCACTAGTTATAATTGGTGTGGTGGTATCGTTTTTTGTAAGGTTTACAGATGATTTTGCAATAAGTTGTATTAATAGAATTAATTTGAAAGTCACTATTATATGTTCAGCAGTTTTAGTTGTTATTGCAGCAGTAGCTTCTGTGAATGTATTAAGTGCTTCGGTTCCGCTGCAGTTGGAACATTCTATAAATGAAAAGGAAGGGTTTAGGGGAAAAACCAGTATAATTAAATTAGAGGGTAATAAGAAGTATAAGCTTGTTTTTAAAGTAGATGCAAAATCTGAAAACAAAAATCCATTTGTTTATAGAGTAGTTTTACAGACGAGAAACAAAGCCGGTATAACGTCGGGCAATGAACCAATTTTGGTAAATAAGCAATATGATGCTACTAATGGGCTTGAAGAAAAAGAAATTGTATTTACAGTTCCTGAAGACAAAGAAATGATTAATTTGTCATTTCAAACCTATTATGGTGGAACTAAAGTATTGATTGACGATGCAAAGATATATGATTACGAGAGTGGCAAAGAAGTAAAAAAATTAGTATTAAAATATAAATATTCTTTTGTAGAGTCAGTGGTTTCTAGATTTAGTAACATTACTTCTGACATAAGCTATAACAGTAGAATTATATTTATAAAAGACGGATTTAAAATATTTAAAGATTGGTGGTTGATTGGTGCTGGCGGAGGGGCGTGGCGTTTACTTAATTTTAAGTATCAGTCCTTCTTATATTGGTCTACTGAAACACATAATTACCCATTACAGGTATTAGTGGAAACAGGTTTAATCGGAATAATAATCCTAATGTTACTATTTGCATCAATAGCTTTCACTTTTGCAAAATTATGCAGGAAAGGTGAATTTGAAAAGGATAATGGATATATTTCCAATGTAGCGGTCTTTACAGCAATAATCTTTTTGATTGCTCATTCAGTTATGGATTTCGATTTTTCATTATCCTCAATATTCTTGTTGGCATGGCAATTGGTAGCAGTTTTAAACTCAGGTGTTCGTCATTATGATTTATCAGTAGAATATGGTTTAAATAAGAACAATAAACAAAAAATAATAAAAAATAATAAATTGCTAAATACCAATATAAAGACTCTCTTTTATAGAGAAATTAATTGCTATCCACTAATTATGATATTAGTATCAATTGCTATTTTATTCTGGCCTATAAAATTTTTGAGAGGACAAGCATATGCTAATGATGCTTTTGAGAATTTTAAAGAAAATAATTTAGATAAAGCTTTATTATTGATGGAAAAGGCAGTAAATACTGATAACTTGAATGCAAAATATGTTACAGGATATATGCCAATTGCTTCAAAACCTGATGTTAGAATAGGATATTTAGATTTATTAATAAGCAAAGCTGAGACAGTGTCGAAATCTTCTGAAAGCAACGGAAATGGAGAAGATAAGTTAGCATTAAATAGTTATATATCAAAAGCAAAGGAATTAATAAAAAGAGTTGAAAGACAAGCTAATTACGATGCCGATCTTGCATTGAATTTGGGAATATTCTATTTAAAAACTACTGATAAAGATAAGGGAATTGAATATATAAATAAATCAGTGGGATTAAAGCCTTTGGTTCCAACTCAATGGCAGTATAAAGCTAATGCACTATATTCACTTGCAATGAACTTTTATCAAAAAGGTGATATAAAAAATGGCTTGGCCTACATTGATAAAATATTAGCAATAATTGATGAAGCTAAAAAGGTAAATGAACAAAACTTATCACCCTTCATGTTTACTATAGAAACACAAAAATATTTAGAAAAAGCTTATTGCATAAAAAATGGCATAATGGATACAGATGACATTGTATTTCAAAGTGTTTTTGGAATGGATATAGATAATAACAATTTTGCAGACCAGTTGGGAGTTAGTGATATTGCTATTGTTGGAAATTATTTAAGTGAGGGCATTTTTCGTGTAAGTAACCAAGATCAAAATTTAGATCCGTATATATATACTAGAACGCTAGACTTTGAGCCTAATAATGTATATAAAATCGAAGTAAAACTTGCAAACAGAGAGAATGTTGAATCTGTACCGTTTTTGATTCCAGGTGTAACTAATAAGATAGGGCAATTGGTTTTGAATGGCGATATTTATTCCGCAGAAGTTTCGGTTGTTGCTACCAGCGAGATTAACAGACTATATATTTATGTAAAGGACAATTATGATATAGAAAGTATAAGAGTAATAAAGAAGTAA
- a CDS encoding NAD-dependent epimerase/dehydratase family protein has product MKVLISGGAGFIGSNLALKLFEKGYDVVILDNLSKQIHGENPNQSFTYNLIKDKFEFIKGDVTNFDDWRRALKDVDIVVHLAAETGTGQSMYEINRYVDVNIGGTAKLMEILTNEKNRVRKVIVASSRAVYGEGKYKCSEHGIVFPLSRKDEDMKRGDFEVKCPICRQNVDMLPTDEEAKLHPESVYGYTKQSQEELCMIVGRSINIPVVAFRFQNVYGPGQSLKNPYTGILSIFSTRIKNGNDINIFEDGLESRDFVYIDDVTDAIVLGIENDKANFEAFNVGSGEKIEVLSIAKILKEKYNSDVKIHVTGNYRLGDIRHNLGDLTKIRSLLGYEPKFNFDKGITNFVDWVEEQAIEKDNYENSIEEMKRKGLYK; this is encoded by the coding sequence ATGAAAGTATTGATATCAGGTGGGGCTGGATTTATAGGAAGTAATTTGGCTTTGAAGTTGTTTGAAAAAGGATACGATGTGGTTATACTTGACAATTTAAGTAAGCAAATACATGGTGAAAATCCTAACCAATCATTTACCTATAACTTAATAAAAGATAAATTTGAGTTTATTAAAGGTGATGTGACAAATTTTGATGATTGGAGGCGAGCTCTAAAGGATGTGGACATTGTTGTTCACCTTGCAGCGGAAACCGGAACAGGCCAATCTATGTATGAGATAAATAGATATGTTGATGTTAACATTGGTGGTACGGCAAAGTTGATGGAGATTCTTACAAATGAAAAAAATCGGGTCCGGAAAGTTATTGTTGCTTCATCTAGAGCTGTGTATGGTGAAGGTAAATATAAATGCAGTGAACATGGGATCGTGTTTCCTTTATCAAGGAAAGATGAAGATATGAAAAGGGGAGATTTTGAAGTTAAATGTCCAATATGTAGGCAAAATGTAGATATGTTGCCAACTGACGAAGAAGCAAAATTACACCCGGAATCGGTATATGGGTATACAAAACAATCTCAAGAAGAATTGTGTATGATTGTCGGAAGATCTATAAATATTCCTGTTGTTGCTTTTAGATTTCAGAATGTATATGGACCTGGTCAATCTTTAAAAAATCCTTATACAGGTATTCTTTCGATATTTTCGACAAGAATAAAAAATGGTAATGATATAAATATTTTTGAAGATGGTCTTGAATCAAGAGATTTTGTTTATATTGATGATGTAACTGATGCAATAGTTTTAGGTATTGAAAATGACAAGGCAAATTTTGAAGCCTTTAACGTAGGTTCAGGTGAAAAAATTGAAGTTTTATCAATAGCAAAAATATTAAAAGAAAAGTATAATTCAGATGTAAAAATACATGTAACAGGGAATTATAGACTTGGAGATATAAGACATAACCTTGGTGATTTGACAAAAATAAGGAGTTTATTAGGATATGAACCTAAATTTAATTTTGATAAGGGGATAACCAATTTTGTTGATTGGGTTGAAGAACAAGCTATTGAAAAAGATAATTATGAAAATTCTATTGAAGAAATGAAAAGAAAAGGGTTATATAAATGA
- a CDS encoding O-antigen polymerase, producing MEKGKRNINCYNKIFEVCFISFMYLISAIIYYYNNIIAGMLLIFTAVFIFVINYKQNKTIADIYLLFWSSWLGTLGLAMLRLLRYQQQWKVEFFLITYIGLMSMIIGTFIGKSFKLRNKIIKNNFKLSYYTVIFGTAIAILMSILSYLRTGIIPILSDKLTAYHDHYTRFYVIQVGMMPLGGIAYYVLRSFNLKRHQKLIMYLAMFIHLFVFPIIYVARGTFVTCIFYVLPILYYYTKNKKRFLRIGVVVFLILLLVITSSRNYSNEQVEFFFQPKEVSILNFNFKLSNNLVMVYSYLTISHDNFNYNIDRIDSFSYGGRMLEPFEVILRTDFFNKLRLDNKLENISFGLNTHNMMGIIYYDFGILGIIAVLFIYGFIFGIIEKTFRYSINPYISLIYGGVLIVVSLGFFTAWTTQFTLWMWWGLSCILWKISPKQRNV from the coding sequence ATGGAAAAAGGTAAGAGAAATATTAATTGTTATAATAAAATATTTGAAGTGTGTTTTATTTCTTTTATGTATCTCATATCAGCTATAATTTATTATTATAATAATATTATTGCAGGTATGTTGCTTATTTTTACAGCTGTTTTTATATTCGTAATAAATTATAAACAGAATAAAACAATTGCGGATATATATTTGTTGTTTTGGTCTTCATGGCTTGGTACTTTAGGATTAGCTATGTTAAGACTATTGAGATATCAACAGCAGTGGAAAGTAGAATTCTTTCTTATAACATATATAGGTTTAATGAGCATGATAATTGGTACTTTTATTGGGAAAAGCTTTAAATTAAGAAATAAAATTATTAAAAATAATTTTAAATTAAGTTACTATACAGTGATTTTTGGTACAGCCATAGCTATTTTAATGTCTATATTATCATATTTAAGGACTGGGATTATACCGATTTTGTCTGATAAGTTGACAGCATACCATGACCATTATACCAGATTTTATGTTATTCAAGTGGGAATGATGCCATTAGGAGGTATTGCTTACTATGTATTAAGAAGCTTTAACCTTAAGAGACATCAAAAGTTGATTATGTATTTAGCAATGTTTATACATCTGTTTGTTTTTCCAATTATATATGTTGCCAGAGGTACTTTCGTTACATGTATCTTTTATGTACTACCAATTTTATATTATTATACAAAAAATAAAAAGAGATTTTTAAGAATAGGGGTTGTGGTGTTCTTAATACTCTTACTGGTTATTACTAGTTCTAGAAATTATAGTAATGAGCAAGTTGAATTCTTTTTTCAGCCTAAAGAAGTTTCAATTTTAAATTTTAATTTTAAGCTATCTAATAATCTAGTAATGGTGTACAGTTATTTAACAATTAGTCATGATAATTTTAATTATAATATTGACAGAATAGATAGCTTTTCCTATGGAGGGAGAATGCTTGAACCATTTGAAGTTATACTCAGAACAGATTTTTTTAATAAATTAAGGCTAGATAATAAATTAGAAAATATCTCTTTTGGATTGAACACGCATAATATGATGGGAATAATATACTATGACTTTGGTATATTAGGGATAATTGCTGTATTATTTATATATGGATTTATATTTGGAATAATTGAAAAAACTTTTAGATATTCAATTAATCCGTATATTTCATTGATATATGGTGGAGTTTTAATAGTTGTTTCATTAGGCTTTTTTACAGCATGGACAACACAATTTACTTTATGGATGTGGTGGGGACTTTCCTGTATATTATGGAAGATTAGCCCAAAGCAACGCAATGTTTAG
- a CDS encoding glycosyltransferase, translating to MISVCMATYNGEKFIEQQLASILHQTIQPDEVIISDDNSSDNTCEIIKNFIKKNSLNENWKLYINDTNLGYPQNFYVAMSKCKGDIVFLADQDDIWKNDKIEKMVDILEKYPKIDVLSCNHNLIDVNGEIIHSYIPRIRSKKTSLYPVDAKDILKGFHWPGMTIAYRNTFYKKIEKSLNGSNIAHDFALCITAASQEAFYFYNYIGAFHRRHSSNTGLSEHRISKLLNLDRKLRDIKVYNTMLENSLKLKPIISKTTYNLIDIKLQLSKKRYNYLACRNFCGILKMYALNLKILRVSSLFSDFWLLIFGDYKKLEK from the coding sequence ATGATTAGTGTGTGCATGGCGACGTATAATGGAGAAAAATTTATTGAACAGCAATTAGCATCTATTTTACACCAGACTATACAGCCAGATGAAGTTATAATATCTGACGACAATTCATCTGATAACACATGTGAGATAATAAAAAATTTTATAAAAAAGAATTCTTTAAATGAGAATTGGAAGTTATATATTAATGATACTAATTTAGGTTATCCGCAGAATTTTTATGTTGCTATGTCAAAGTGTAAAGGAGATATAGTGTTTCTCGCTGATCAAGATGATATTTGGAAAAATGATAAAATTGAAAAGATGGTTGATATATTAGAGAAGTATCCTAAAATTGATGTATTAAGTTGCAATCATAATTTAATTGATGTTAATGGAGAAATTATACACTCATATATACCTAGAATAAGAAGTAAAAAAACTTCTCTTTATCCTGTAGATGCAAAAGACATTCTAAAAGGTTTTCATTGGCCTGGAATGACAATTGCTTATAGGAATACTTTTTATAAAAAGATCGAGAAAAGCTTAAATGGCTCAAATATAGCACATGATTTTGCTTTATGTATTACTGCAGCATCGCAAGAAGCATTTTACTTTTATAATTATATTGGTGCTTTTCATAGAAGACACTCTAGTAATACAGGATTATCAGAACATCGAATTTCAAAGTTGTTAAATTTAGACAGGAAGCTAAGAGATATTAAAGTGTACAATACAATGCTTGAGAATTCATTAAAATTGAAACCTATAATAAGTAAAACCACATACAATTTAATTGATATAAAATTACAACTATCGAAGAAGCGGTATAATTATTTAGCATGTAGAAATTTTTGTGGTATTCTAAAAATGTATGCTTTAAATTTAAAAATATTGAGAGTAAGCTCATTATTTTCTGATTTTTGGCTTTTAATATTTGGAGATTATAAAAAACTTGAAAAATAA
- a CDS encoding NAD-dependent epimerase/dehydratase family protein: MKKILITGKNSYIGTSVEKWLSNGYIIDTIDMKDSTWRKKDFSPYDVVFHVAGIAHIKETKKNRNLYFGVNRDLAYETAMKAKKEGVKQFIFLSSMSVYGLNKGIIDENTPVNPNSAYGQSKYEAEKLIRQLEDESFIVTIIRPPMVYGKGCKGNYPKLAALALKTPIFPRVNNKRSMIYIDNLSEFVKQLIDNCSGGIFLPQNADYVNTSEMVRLIAEAHGKKIKMTKLLNPVLKFMNLGIVNKVFGDLVYEKDISYNIDFISFEESIKRTENS; this comes from the coding sequence ATGAAGAAAATACTAATAACTGGTAAGAACAGTTATATTGGTACCTCAGTTGAAAAATGGCTAAGTAATGGTTATATAATAGATACAATTGATATGAAGGATAGCACTTGGAGAAAAAAGGATTTTTCCCCATATGATGTTGTGTTTCATGTTGCAGGTATTGCTCATATTAAGGAAACAAAAAAGAATCGGAATCTTTATTTTGGAGTTAATAGAGACTTAGCATATGAAACGGCTATGAAAGCCAAGAAGGAAGGTGTAAAACAGTTTATCTTTTTAAGTTCGATGAGCGTTTATGGCCTTAATAAAGGCATAATAGATGAGAATACACCGGTTAATCCTAATAGTGCTTATGGACAATCAAAATATGAAGCTGAGAAATTGATCAGACAGTTGGAAGATGAGTCCTTTATTGTTACAATTATTAGACCGCCTATGGTTTACGGGAAGGGATGTAAAGGTAACTACCCGAAATTAGCAGCTTTGGCTTTAAAGACACCTATATTTCCAAGGGTAAATAATAAAAGGAGTATGATTTATATAGATAATTTATCGGAGTTTGTGAAACAGTTAATTGATAACTGTAGTGGGGGAATATTTTTGCCACAGAACGCTGATTATGTAAATACTAGTGAAATGGTTAGGCTGATTGCTGAAGCTCATGGTAAAAAAATTAAAATGACAAAACTTTTAAATCCTGTGTTGAAGTTTATGAATTTAGGCATAGTAAATAAAGTTTTTGGAGATTTAGTATATGAGAAGGATATAAGTTATAATATTGATTTTATATCGTTTGAGGAGTCAATTAAACGCACTGAAAACTCATAG
- a CDS encoding glycosyltransferase family 2 protein, whose product MKISVVIPMYNSRETIVDALNSIKNQTAINYICEIIVVNDGSTDDSLEIVKEYAQQNPDLTIKILNKANGGVSSARNRGIELASGDWIALLDSDDEWLPRKIEVQIGIISQSPEIDFLGGPFNGEELRILWKKIDTLYKASVRDICIKNFPQPSTVIFKKKIYDEIGGFDETQNYCEDANYFLKICSKYNLYYYPELLIVYGRGKRGFGDSGLSANLSGMYKGTVKNIKELLFRREIGYFFYIFLRIFNFIKYIRRILIVKYYKYFRFGD is encoded by the coding sequence ATGAAAATATCTGTAGTAATTCCAATGTATAACAGTAGAGAGACAATAGTTGATGCTTTGAATTCTATTAAAAATCAAACTGCAATAAATTACATTTGTGAGATTATTGTAGTTAACGATGGCTCTACTGATGATTCACTAGAAATTGTAAAAGAATACGCTCAACAGAATCCGGATTTGACAATAAAAATTTTAAATAAGGCTAATGGGGGAGTTTCGAGTGCAAGGAATAGAGGAATAGAACTTGCAAGTGGTGATTGGATAGCATTGCTTGATTCAGACGATGAATGGCTTCCTAGAAAAATTGAAGTCCAAATTGGTATAATAAGTCAAAGTCCTGAAATAGACTTTTTGGGTGGACCATTTAATGGGGAAGAATTGAGGATATTATGGAAAAAAATTGATACCCTATATAAAGCTTCAGTAAGAGATATTTGCATTAAAAATTTTCCTCAACCATCTACTGTTATTTTTAAGAAAAAAATATATGATGAAATCGGTGGCTTTGACGAAACCCAAAATTATTGTGAGGATGCTAATTATTTTTTAAAAATCTGTAGCAAGTATAACTTATATTATTATCCTGAATTGCTAATCGTTTATGGTAGAGGGAAGCGTGGTTTTGGAGATAGCGGGCTTTCTGCTAATTTATCTGGAATGTATAAGGGAACTGTTAAGAATATTAAGGAATTATTATTTAGAAGAGAGATAGGATATTTTTTCTATATTTTTTTAAGGATTTTTAATTTTATTAAATATATAAGAAGAATTTTGATTGTTAAATATTATAAATACTTTAGATTCGGGGATTAA